A DNA window from Piliocolobus tephrosceles isolate RC106 chromosome 9, ASM277652v3, whole genome shotgun sequence contains the following coding sequences:
- the HNRNPH3 gene encoding heterogeneous nuclear ribonucleoprotein H3 isoform X1: MDWVMKHNGPNDASDGTVRLRGLPFGCSKEEIVQFFQGLEIVPNGITLTMDYQGRSTGEAFVQFASKEIAENALGKHKERIGHRYIEIFRSSRSEIKGFYDPPRRLLGQRPGPYDRPIGGRGGYYGAGRGSMYDRMRRGGDGYDGGYGGFDDYGGYNNYGYGNDGFDDRMRDGRGMGGHGYGGAGDASSGFHGGHFVHMRGLPFRATENDIANFFSPLNPIRVHIDIGADGRATGEADVEFVTHEDAVAAMSKDKNNMQHRYIELFLNSTPGGGSGMGGSGMGGYGRDGMDNQGGYGSVGRMGMGNNYSGGYGTPDGLGGYGRGGGGSGGYYGQGGMSGGGWRGMY, translated from the exons ATGGATTGGGTTATGAAACATAATGGTCCAAATGACGCTAGTGATGGGACAGTACGACTTCGTGGACTACCATTTGGTTGCAGCAAAGAGGAAATAGTTCAGTTCTTTCAAG GGTTGGAAATCGTGCCAAATGGGATAACATTGACGATGGACTACCAGGGGAGAAGCACAGGGGAGGCCTTCGTGCAGTTTGCTTCAAAGGAGATAGCAGAAAATGCTCTGGGGAAACACAAGGAAAGAATAGGGCACAG gtaTATTGAGATCTTCAGAAGTAGCAGGAGTGAAATCAAAGGATTTTATGATCCACCAAGAAGATTGCTGGGACAGCGACCGGGACCATATGATAGACCAATAGGAGGAAGAGGGGGTTATTATGGAGCTGGGCGTGGAAGTATGTATGACAGAATGCGACGAGGAGGTGATGGATATGATGGTG GTTATGGAGGTTTTGATGACTATGGTGGCTATAACAATTACGGCTATGGGAATGATGGCTTTGATGACAGAATGAGAGATGGAAgag GTATGGGAGGACATGGCTATGGTGGAGCTGGTGATGCAAGTTCAGGTTTTCATGGTGGTCATTTCGTACATATGAGAGGGTTGCCTTTTCGTGCAACTGAAAATGACATTGCTAAT ttcttctcaCCACTAAATCCAATACGAGTTCATATTGATATTGGAGCTGATGGGAGAGCCACAGGAGAAGCAGATGTAGAGTTTGTGACACATGAAGATGCAGTAGCTGCCATgtctaaagataaaaataacatgc aacatCGATATATTGAACTCTTCTTGAATTCTACTCCTGGAGGCGGCTCTGGCATGGGAGGTTCTGGAATGGGAGGCTACGGAAGAGATGGAATGG ataatcaGGGAGGCTATGGATCAGTTGGAAGAATGGGAATGGGAAACAATTACAGTGGAGGATATGGTACTCCTGATGGCTTGGGTGGTTATG GCCGTGGTGGTGGAGGCAGTGGAGGCTACTATGGGCAAGGTGGCATGAGTGGAGGTGGATGGCGTGGGATGTACTGA
- the HNRNPH3 gene encoding heterogeneous nuclear ribonucleoprotein H3 isoform X2 — protein sequence MDWVMKHNGPNDASDGTVRLRGLPFGCSKEEIVQFFQGLEIVPNGITLTMDYQGRSTGEAFVQFASKEIAENALGKHKERIGHRYIEIFRSSRSEIKGFYDPPRRLLGQRPGPYDRPIGGRGGYYGAGRGSYGGFDDYGGYNNYGYGNDGFDDRMRDGRGMGGHGYGGAGDASSGFHGGHFVHMRGLPFRATENDIANFFSPLNPIRVHIDIGADGRATGEADVEFVTHEDAVAAMSKDKNNMQHRYIELFLNSTPGGGSGMGGSGMGGYGRDGMDNQGGYGSVGRMGMGNNYSGGYGTPDGLGGYGRGGGGSGGYYGQGGMSGGGWRGMY from the exons ATGGATTGGGTTATGAAACATAATGGTCCAAATGACGCTAGTGATGGGACAGTACGACTTCGTGGACTACCATTTGGTTGCAGCAAAGAGGAAATAGTTCAGTTCTTTCAAG GGTTGGAAATCGTGCCAAATGGGATAACATTGACGATGGACTACCAGGGGAGAAGCACAGGGGAGGCCTTCGTGCAGTTTGCTTCAAAGGAGATAGCAGAAAATGCTCTGGGGAAACACAAGGAAAGAATAGGGCACAG gtaTATTGAGATCTTCAGAAGTAGCAGGAGTGAAATCAAAGGATTTTATGATCCACCAAGAAGATTGCTGGGACAGCGACCGGGACCATATGATAGACCAATAGGAGGAAGAGGGGGTTATTATGGAGCTGGGCGTGGAA GTTATGGAGGTTTTGATGACTATGGTGGCTATAACAATTACGGCTATGGGAATGATGGCTTTGATGACAGAATGAGAGATGGAAgag GTATGGGAGGACATGGCTATGGTGGAGCTGGTGATGCAAGTTCAGGTTTTCATGGTGGTCATTTCGTACATATGAGAGGGTTGCCTTTTCGTGCAACTGAAAATGACATTGCTAAT ttcttctcaCCACTAAATCCAATACGAGTTCATATTGATATTGGAGCTGATGGGAGAGCCACAGGAGAAGCAGATGTAGAGTTTGTGACACATGAAGATGCAGTAGCTGCCATgtctaaagataaaaataacatgc aacatCGATATATTGAACTCTTCTTGAATTCTACTCCTGGAGGCGGCTCTGGCATGGGAGGTTCTGGAATGGGAGGCTACGGAAGAGATGGAATGG ataatcaGGGAGGCTATGGATCAGTTGGAAGAATGGGAATGGGAAACAATTACAGTGGAGGATATGGTACTCCTGATGGCTTGGGTGGTTATG GCCGTGGTGGTGGAGGCAGTGGAGGCTACTATGGGCAAGGTGGCATGAGTGGAGGTGGATGGCGTGGGATGTACTGA
- the HNRNPH3 gene encoding heterogeneous nuclear ribonucleoprotein H3 isoform X3 translates to MYDRMRRGGDGYDGGYGGFDDYGGYNNYGYGNDGFDDRMRDGRGMGGHGYGGAGDASSGFHGGHFVHMRGLPFRATENDIANFFSPLNPIRVHIDIGADGRATGEADVEFVTHEDAVAAMSKDKNNMQHRYIELFLNSTPGGGSGMGGSGMGGYGRDGMDNQGGYGSVGRMGMGNNYSGGYGTPDGLGGYGRGGGGSGGYYGQGGMSGGGWRGMY, encoded by the exons ATGTATGACAGAATGCGACGAGGAGGTGATGGATATGATGGTG GTTATGGAGGTTTTGATGACTATGGTGGCTATAACAATTACGGCTATGGGAATGATGGCTTTGATGACAGAATGAGAGATGGAAgag GTATGGGAGGACATGGCTATGGTGGAGCTGGTGATGCAAGTTCAGGTTTTCATGGTGGTCATTTCGTACATATGAGAGGGTTGCCTTTTCGTGCAACTGAAAATGACATTGCTAAT ttcttctcaCCACTAAATCCAATACGAGTTCATATTGATATTGGAGCTGATGGGAGAGCCACAGGAGAAGCAGATGTAGAGTTTGTGACACATGAAGATGCAGTAGCTGCCATgtctaaagataaaaataacatgc aacatCGATATATTGAACTCTTCTTGAATTCTACTCCTGGAGGCGGCTCTGGCATGGGAGGTTCTGGAATGGGAGGCTACGGAAGAGATGGAATGG ataatcaGGGAGGCTATGGATCAGTTGGAAGAATGGGAATGGGAAACAATTACAGTGGAGGATATGGTACTCCTGATGGCTTGGGTGGTTATG GCCGTGGTGGTGGAGGCAGTGGAGGCTACTATGGGCAAGGTGGCATGAGTGGAGGTGGATGGCGTGGGATGTACTGA
- the HNRNPH3 gene encoding heterogeneous nuclear ribonucleoprotein H3 isoform X4 has translation MRDGRGMGGHGYGGAGDASSGFHGGHFVHMRGLPFRATENDIANFFSPLNPIRVHIDIGADGRATGEADVEFVTHEDAVAAMSKDKNNMQHRYIELFLNSTPGGGSGMGGSGMGGYGRDGMDNQGGYGSVGRMGMGNNYSGGYGTPDGLGGYGRGGGGSGGYYGQGGMSGGGWRGMY, from the exons ATGAGAGATGGAAgag GTATGGGAGGACATGGCTATGGTGGAGCTGGTGATGCAAGTTCAGGTTTTCATGGTGGTCATTTCGTACATATGAGAGGGTTGCCTTTTCGTGCAACTGAAAATGACATTGCTAAT ttcttctcaCCACTAAATCCAATACGAGTTCATATTGATATTGGAGCTGATGGGAGAGCCACAGGAGAAGCAGATGTAGAGTTTGTGACACATGAAGATGCAGTAGCTGCCATgtctaaagataaaaataacatgc aacatCGATATATTGAACTCTTCTTGAATTCTACTCCTGGAGGCGGCTCTGGCATGGGAGGTTCTGGAATGGGAGGCTACGGAAGAGATGGAATGG ataatcaGGGAGGCTATGGATCAGTTGGAAGAATGGGAATGGGAAACAATTACAGTGGAGGATATGGTACTCCTGATGGCTTGGGTGGTTATG GCCGTGGTGGTGGAGGCAGTGGAGGCTACTATGGGCAAGGTGGCATGAGTGGAGGTGGATGGCGTGGGATGTACTGA